In one window of Gossypium hirsutum isolate 1008001.06 chromosome A01, Gossypium_hirsutum_v2.1, whole genome shotgun sequence DNA:
- the LOC107917050 gene encoding protein ACCELERATED CELL DEATH 6: MDQKFLMAARTGDLNLIKQLVDAETNILNATTPQGNTALHMAGRFGHKDLVEQIINWHPNLIHKTNLNGETPFHVAAKAGRLDVIFLFKATVENIAWVKDNNGDTPLHCAVRNNHKLVLWLLVEGDQEALRLVNNAGESPLVVAIDLGLTNVAHSIIFRNPLTLDHIGNNGQTPLHRAILSRDLAIVDMIMVLKPELITLQDGRGRNPLHYAVSLGDYEMVKKLLECNSSAAYQVDNNRQIPLHFAAKNGQVNLLKLLLNPCPDTVEMINNEQQNILHLSAKNGYMNVVLYVLDLPEAEDLVNGSDIAGNTPLHLAAMNFHSNVVYFLSKNSKVNIRVMNQDSQTALDVVYSIDDGGMELQKLLTLKALKSSYMKRAGDLLQEGGFVYTDVEKKNKMGQKSREMATTMLLMATLIATFTFTAAFTIPGGFKNNGPDEGMSTLLGKSAFKAFVVTDSIAFTSSMTAAVLVFWSSSYQVTESFMDTLPFAIAFTWIALVAMSLAFVTGLFVVLSKTLWLAILVCFIGCASPAILYLFGPLFLLVFDRLSSSPTSIARRRNILEDNPFLFIFRLTKMIY; this comes from the exons ATGGATCAAAAATTTCTCATGGCGGCTAGAACCGGAGACTTAAACCTCATCAAGCAACTCGTAGATGCGGAAACCAACATCCTAAACGCCACCACTCCACAAGGCAACACTGCTCTTCACATGGCTGGACGATTCGGACACAAAGATTTGGTCGAACAGATAATAAATTGGCATCCGAATCTCATCCACAAGACCAACCTCAATGGTGAAACACCCTTTCATGTCGCCGCAAAGGCCGGACGGTTAGatgttattttcttgttcaaGGCTACTGTGGAAAATATAGCATGGGTCAAAGACAATAATGGCGACACCCCTTTACATTGTGCTGTCAGAAACAATCATAAGTTGGTTCTGTGGCTATTGGTAGAAGGAGATCAGGAAGCTTTGAGGCTAGTCAACAATGCTGGGGAATCTCCGCTTGTTGTCGCCATTGATTTAGGCTTAACTAATGTTGCTCACAGCATCATATTTAGAAATCCACTCACTCTTGATCATATAGGAAACAACGGCCAAACACCGCTGCACCGTGCCATCTTAAGCCGCGATTTGG CTATCGTGGACATGATCATGGTTTTGAAACCAGAGTTGATCACCTTGCAAGATGGGAGAGGGAGAAATCCCCTTCACTATGCTGTTTCCTTGGGTGACTATGAAATGGTTAAGAAATTACTAGAATGCAATAGTTCAGCTGCATATCAAGTAGATAATAATCGACAGATACCTCTCCACTTTGCTGCCAAGAATGGTCAAGTAAACTTGTTGAAGCTGCTGCTAAATCCTTGCCCGGACACCGTTGAGATGATCAACAATGAGCAACAGAATATTCTCCACCTTTCTGCTAAAAATGGGTACATGAATGTAGTATTGTATGTCTTGGATTTGCCTGAAGCTGAAGATTTGGTTAATGGATCAGATATTGCTGGAAACACCCCTTTGCATCTTGCAGCAATGAACTTCCATAGCAATGTGGTCTATTTTTTGTCAAAGAATTCAAAGGTGAACATTAGGGTAATGAATCAGGATTCTCAGACAGCTTTGGATGTTGTCTATTCAATTGACGATGGTGGGATGGAACTACAAAAG CTCTTGACCTTAAAGGCTTTGAAGAGTTCTTATATGAAGAGAGCTGGCGATCTCCTTCAAGAGGGAGGATTCGTCTATACAGATGtcgagaaaaaaaacaaaatgggaCAAAAAAGCAGGGAAATGGCGACAACTATGTTGCTGATGGCAACACTGATTGCTACATTTACATTCACAGCAGCTTTTACAATCCCTGGAGGTTTCAAAAACAATGGTCCAGACGAGGGTATGTCGACATTACTTGGTAAGTCTGCTTTTAAAGCATTCGTAGTCACGGATTCGATTGCCTTCACCTCATCAATGACTGCAGCAGTGTTGGTTTTCTGGTCATCTTCATATCAAGTCACCGAATCATTCATGGACACACTTCCTTTCGCCATTGCTTTTACTTGGATTGCACTTGTGGCGATGTCATTGGCATTCGTTACAGGACTGTTCGTAGTGTTGTCCAAGACATTGTGGCTTGCCATACTGGTTTGTTTCATCGGTTGTGCATCGCCTGCAATTCTTTACTTATTTGGACCGTTGTTTCTCCTCGTGTTCGATCGCTTGTCATCTTCTCCGACCTCTATCGCTCGCCGACGTAACATACTTGAAGACAACCCGTTTTTGTTTATCTTTCGATTGACAAAGATGATTTACTGA